The sequence below is a genomic window from Desulfobulbus oligotrophicus.
TACGCGTGCTGGATGGTGCGGTCCTGATACTCTGTTCAGTGGGTGGTGTTCAGTCACAGTCGATCACCGTCAATCGACAGATGAGCCGGTACAAGGTGCCGCGCATTGCATTTATCAATAAATGTGATCGGACTGGAGCTAATCCATACCGTGTTACACAGCAGCTGCGCGAGAAACTCGATCTCAATGCCGTGATGGTGCAGATTCCCATTGGCCTGGAAAGCGATCTGCAGGGAATGGTCGATCTGGTCAGTATGAAAGCCGTGTATTTTGACGGGAACCAGGGCAATGCAGTGCGTTATGACGACATTCCGGCTGATCTGGCAGAGGCGGCAAGGGCCAAGCGCGAAGAGCTGCTGGATGCGGTTTCAATGTTTTCCGATGAATTGATGGAGGCCATACTGTCTGAAGATGACATCCCGGAGCAGATGATTCATGACGCTATCCGCCGCGGTACCATCAGTTTGGAGCTGACCCCGGTTTTGATCGGGTCAGCGTACAAAAATAAAGGAGTGCAACTGCTTCTTGACGCGGTCAATGGCTATCTTCCGTGTCCGACTGATGTTGAGAACACTGCGGTGGATCTGGACCATGACGAAAAAGAGGTGGTGGTCAGCAATAATCCGGCTGATCCGCTGGTCGCCCTTGCCTTCAAGCTGGAAGACGGACGTTACGGGCAGTTGACCTATATACGAACCTTTCAGGGTATGATCCAAAAAGGAGATACAATCATCAACAGTCGTACCGGCAAAAAAACCAAGGTCGGTCGTCTGGTACGGATGCACGCTGAGGAGATGGAGGAGATTGAAGGCGCCGGTTCCGGCGATATCGTTGCCCTGTTCGGTGTTGATTGCGCGTCCGGCGATACGTTTTGCAGCCCGGGGCACAACTGGTCGATGAGTTCAATGCACGTTCCGGCACCGGTTATCTCGCTGGCAATCAAACCGGTGGACAACAAGGCCCAGATTAATATGTCCAAGGCGCTTAATCGTTTTACAAAGGAGGATCCAACGTTCAAGACCTACGTTGATCACGAAACGAACGAGACGATTGTCTCCGGTATGGGGGAGTTGCACCTCGAAATCTATATCGAACGGATGAAGCGAGAGTACAAGGCTGAAGTTGAGGTCGGTGCACCACAGGTTGCGTATCGGGAAACCATCACGCATCGGGCTGAGTTTGATTATACCCACAAGAAGCAGACAGGCGGGGCCGGACAGTACGGCAGAGTGGCCGGTTTCGTTGAGCCGATGGAAGAAGGGGAGTACGAGTTTGTTGATCAGATTGTCGGTGGTGTTATCCCCCGTGAATACATCCCGTCCTGTGATAAGGGGTTTCAGAAGTCGCTGGTAAAAGGCACTTTGATTGGTGCTCCGATCACCGGTATCCGCGTGACCATCAACGACGGTTCCTACCATGCTGTCGACTCTTCTGACATGGCTTTTCAACAGGCTGCCGTCGGCGGGTTTAAATCAGGCTATGCCAAGGCTGCACCGGTGATCATGGAGCCGATCATGAAGGTGGCAGTGGAAGGTCCTTCCGAGTTTCAGGGTGCGGTTATGGGCAGTCTCAACCAGCGTCGCGGCATGATCATCGGTACCTTTGAAGAGGGGAACTATACCGTGGTTGAGGCCGAAATGCCGCTGGCTGAGATGTTTGGCTATTCCACTACCCTTCGTTCATTGACTCAGGGGAAGGCAGAGTTTACGATGGAATTTGCCACGTATAAACAAGTGCCTAAAAGTGTGGCTGAAGAGCTGATCAAAGCGTACAGTGCTCAGAAAAAGGAAGCCTGATCCGCTCATCCCTCCCTGTAATACTGATGGAAGAGCTATAAGAGTTGAATCAAATGAGGTGTAATTATGGGATATGAACCGCTGGCACAACAGAACCCTCTGCGAATCCTTAATGTGGGCAGAGAGAGCAATCAATTGGGTCTCGTCATGGCGAGAGCTGGTTTGGGCAAAACTGCCCTGCTGGTTCAGATCGCCCTTGATGCCATTTTGCGGGGTAAGCGTGTCGTTCATGTCAGTATTGGTGAAACCATTGAGAAGACCAAAAAATGGTACGATGATATCCTTCAATCCATACTGCAGGAACACAGTGTGACGCAGCCGCACGAACTCATTGATACAGTGGCGCGCCATCGGATGATCATGACCTTCAAAATTGCTGCCTTTACCCGTCCCCGATTAGAGGAGCGATTAAATGACCTCATCCTCCAGGATATTTTCCGACCGGACTGTATAATTATCGATGGGTTTGATTTTGAAAAGACTGACCGGGAAACATTGGAAGATTTCAGAGTTCTCATGGAGAATATGGATACGCAAGCCTGGTTTTCCGCTGTCTGCCATCGCAGTGATCCCAGGGTGTCGCCCACCGGCGTACCGGCTCCCTGCCATGAACTTGATGATCTTTTTGATATGATCATTTTGCTTAAGCCGGAGCGTGATGCCACTATTCAGCTCGACATCATCCGCAACTACGGCGAACAGGTAACAGGCGGCAAGGGATTGCGTCTTGATCCAACCACGATGATGGTTAAGGAAGTATAGGACGGTTTTTCAAGGGCCCATCAGAGTCGGGCCCGGTAGACTGGATTTGCAGCATGCGTTTTCGTCCTTGCATCGACCTCCATGACGGCAAGGTGAAGCAGATTGTCGGTTCTTCCCTTACCGACAACTCTGCCACCCTGTGTACCAACTTCTCCTCAGATTTAGCGCCTTCTCATTACGCTGCGTTGTACCGGCGGGATAATCTTCACGGTGGCCATGTCATCATGCTCGGCAGCGGGAATGAGGAGGCCGCTCGTGATGCGCTTGCCGCCTGGCCCGGCGGTATGCAGGTTGGTGGCGGTATCACCGCTGATAACGCTGTGTACTGGCTGGAGCAAGGGGCATCCCATCTTATCGTCACCTCCCATGTCTTTCACGATGGCCGGCTGAATCGGCAACGTCTCGATCATCTGATCCGTCTGGTCGGTAAAAAACGGCTGGTCTTAGACCTCAGCTGCCGATGGCGGCACGACGGTTACTATGTGGTGACCGATCGATGGCAACAGTTCACACAGTTACGGATCAGCGCAGAGGCGTTGTCCCGGTTGGCTGATTTCTGCGACGAGTTTTTAATCCATGCCGTTGATGTTGAGGGGAAGTGTATGGGGATTGACACCCGGCTCCTTGAGTTGTTGGCTGACTCGGCTCCAATCCCCACAACCTATGCCGGAGGTGTTGCCTCTTTTGCAGATGTAGAACGAATCCGTCTCAGCGGTCGTGGTAATGTCGATTTCACCGTCGGTTCGGCCCTCGACATCTTCGGCGGTACAGGTCTTCGCTATCAGGATATGGTAGCATACCATGCCCGGCTCAAAAACAGCTAGGCCATCATCACCGCAACTGATCGAGTTACGGTTGCAGGTGCCGCCGGACCTGTACCGGGCTTTTCAACGATGCGTTTGGATACGTATCAATGAAACCGGTCAGACGCAACTCGAGATCATGGAAGAGTTGGTTCGTCATTTTCTTAAAGAACACGGCTGTTAAAGCTCAGCGGAAACCGAACCGTTCGCTTGACCTCGCCCCATCCTTCATTTATGATAAGCCGACTACTCTACTGCCGATACCACTCCTGTACTTTTTTGCGGCGTTTCCATGGACCAACATAAGACTGAACTGGAAAATCTTCGCCTGGTTGTCGACAAGATGCCAAGCCTGTCGACAACGGTCAGTAAGGTGCTTGAAATTTGCAGCCGCGCTGATACCTCGCCCAATGATCTTAACAAGGTTATTTCACTTGACCCGGTTTTAACCGGGCAAGTGCTCAAGCTGATTAATTCGGCATACTATTCGCTGATGAACAAGGTTACCTCATTGACGAGGGCCATCATCATGCTCGGATTGAATACCGTTAAAAATCTGGCGCTTTCCACTGCCGTCATCCGCACTGTCGGCCAGGTGAAAAAGTCCAAGGCCCTGCCTATCAAGAAGTTCTGGGCACATTCCATTGCTGTTGGTGTCATGGCAAAACTGCTGGCCACTGAACGCGGCCTTTCATTGGCTGAACGTGAAGAGTATTTTGTTGCCGGCTTGTTGCACGACCTGGGAAAGATTCCGTTTGGTGATGAGTATTCCGACGTGCTCGTGCAGGCAGCCGAAGAAAAAAAGCCGCTGATAGAGGTTGAAAAACAGTGTTTGAAAATCAACCATGAAGAGATCGGTGCAATGATCGCTGCCAAGTGGAAGCTTAACGATGTGATCAGCTCGGCCATTTGCCATCATCATGCCCCCGAGCTGGCGGACCCGACGTGCCGGACACTCGTGGCAACCGTTGCTTTAGCTGATTTTTATGTCTGTCTGTTTGATATCGGTTTTGCCGGTAACCGCTACCCCGATATCGACCAGCTCAATGGGCTGCTGGATCTGTGCGGTTTGCAGTGGTCA
It includes:
- the fusA gene encoding elongation factor G — its product is MKKDLQKVRNIGISAHIDSGKTTLTERILFFTQRIHTIHEVRGKDGVGATMDSMELERERGITIQSGATFCSWKDCDINIIDTPGHVDFTIEVERALRVLDGAVLILCSVGGVQSQSITVNRQMSRYKVPRIAFINKCDRTGANPYRVTQQLREKLDLNAVMVQIPIGLESDLQGMVDLVSMKAVYFDGNQGNAVRYDDIPADLAEAARAKREELLDAVSMFSDELMEAILSEDDIPEQMIHDAIRRGTISLELTPVLIGSAYKNKGVQLLLDAVNGYLPCPTDVENTAVDLDHDEKEVVVSNNPADPLVALAFKLEDGRYGQLTYIRTFQGMIQKGDTIINSRTGKKTKVGRLVRMHAEEMEEIEGAGSGDIVALFGVDCASGDTFCSPGHNWSMSSMHVPAPVISLAIKPVDNKAQINMSKALNRFTKEDPTFKTYVDHETNETIVSGMGELHLEIYIERMKREYKAEVEVGAPQVAYRETITHRAEFDYTHKKQTGGAGQYGRVAGFVEPMEEGEYEFVDQIVGGVIPREYIPSCDKGFQKSLVKGTLIGAPITGIRVTINDGSYHAVDSSDMAFQQAAVGGFKSGYAKAAPVIMEPIMKVAVEGPSEFQGAVMGSLNQRRGMIIGTFEEGNYTVVEAEMPLAEMFGYSTTLRSLTQGKAEFTMEFATYKQVPKSVAEELIKAYSAQKKEA
- the hisA gene encoding phosphoribosylformimino-5-aminoimidazole carboxamide ribotide isomerase, with translation MRFRPCIDLHDGKVKQIVGSSLTDNSATLCTNFSSDLAPSHYAALYRRDNLHGGHVIMLGSGNEEAARDALAAWPGGMQVGGGITADNAVYWLEQGASHLIVTSHVFHDGRLNRQRLDHLIRLVGKKRLVLDLSCRWRHDGYYVVTDRWQQFTQLRISAEALSRLADFCDEFLIHAVDVEGKCMGIDTRLLELLADSAPIPTTYAGGVASFADVERIRLSGRGNVDFTVGSALDIFGGTGLRYQDMVAYHARLKNS
- a CDS encoding HDOD domain-containing protein gives rise to the protein MDQHKTELENLRLVVDKMPSLSTTVSKVLEICSRADTSPNDLNKVISLDPVLTGQVLKLINSAYYSLMNKVTSLTRAIIMLGLNTVKNLALSTAVIRTVGQVKKSKALPIKKFWAHSIAVGVMAKLLATERGLSLAEREEYFVAGLLHDLGKIPFGDEYSDVLVQAAEEKKPLIEVEKQCLKINHEEIGAMIAAKWKLNDVISSAICHHHAPELADPTCRTLVATVALADFYVCLFDIGFAGNRYPDIDQLNGLLDLCGLQWSDMVRLSADVDAEIKRAEIFLQV